Proteins encoded together in one Gemmatimonadota bacterium DH-78 window:
- a CDS encoding ATP-dependent 6-phosphofructokinase has translation MRIAINTGGGDAPGLNAVIRAVTLSALRLGWEVVGIRRGYEGLLSDMPDGLVKLTRDSVRGITHLGGTILGTTNRGNPLKWSEKRPDGTTVEIDRSDELIAAFDRHGIDVLVAVGGDGSLTIANGLAEKGLKVIGVPKTIDNDLASTAVTFGFHTAVQTATDAIGRLHSTAEAHRRTMVVELMGRHAGWIALFAGLGGTADVILIPEVPYDIEKVCEAVDARYDGDRGFCIVVVAEGAQPIGGEATYRNGAGAGAGLMARLGGIADVLAEQISERTGRETRSLVLGHLQRGGEPTAYDKTLALRFGAAAVQLIEEGHFGCMVSLDPPEIRAVPLAEAVAHIKTVPADSDVMLTARRLGVAFGD, from the coding sequence ATGCGCATTGCCATCAACACCGGAGGCGGCGACGCCCCCGGGCTCAACGCCGTCATCCGCGCCGTCACGCTCTCCGCCCTCCGCCTCGGTTGGGAGGTGGTGGGAATCCGTCGGGGCTACGAGGGACTGCTCAGCGACATGCCCGACGGGCTCGTGAAACTCACCCGCGACTCGGTGCGCGGCATCACGCACCTCGGCGGGACCATCCTGGGCACCACCAACCGCGGGAATCCGCTGAAGTGGAGCGAGAAGCGCCCCGACGGGACCACCGTCGAGATCGACCGATCCGACGAGCTCATCGCGGCCTTCGACCGCCACGGGATCGACGTGCTGGTGGCGGTGGGCGGCGACGGGTCGCTCACCATCGCCAACGGCTTGGCCGAGAAGGGGTTGAAGGTGATCGGCGTGCCGAAGACCATCGACAACGACCTCGCGTCGACCGCCGTCACCTTCGGCTTCCACACCGCGGTGCAGACCGCCACCGACGCGATCGGCCGACTGCACTCCACCGCCGAGGCCCACCGCCGCACCATGGTGGTGGAGCTGATGGGACGCCACGCGGGCTGGATCGCCCTCTTCGCAGGGCTCGGCGGCACCGCCGACGTGATCCTGATCCCCGAGGTGCCCTACGACATCGAGAAGGTGTGCGAGGCCGTCGACGCGCGCTACGACGGCGATCGCGGCTTCTGTATCGTCGTGGTCGCCGAGGGCGCACAGCCGATCGGCGGCGAGGCCACCTACCGCAACGGCGCGGGAGCGGGCGCGGGGTTGATGGCCCGCCTCGGCGGGATCGCCGACGTGCTCGCGGAGCAGATCAGCGAGCGCACCGGTCGCGAGACCCGCTCCCTCGTGCTCGGGCACCTGCAGCGGGGAGGGGAGCCCACGGCCTACGACAAGACGCTGGCGCTGCGGTTCGGGGCTGCGGCGGTGCAGTTGATCGAAGAGGGGCACTTCGGCTGCATGGTGTCGCTCGACCCGCCCGAGATCCGTGCGGTGCCGCTGGCCGAAGCCGTGGCGCACATCAAGACCGTACCCGCCGACAGCGACGTCATGCTGACCGCGCGCCGGCTCGGCGTCGCCTTCGGGGATTGA
- a CDS encoding SpoIIE family protein phosphatase — MSEPTSIPAQPTSPDRGADEVGRRLLRAMLPQAVPGAPGFDVAAGTMLESAGRANTLWDTVDLGDGRTAFLAFEVKAPGTLPAHMLGMARAALRAAGDGRSLPDLLARVNHALAAVQPEGMDQFVDCAVVVPGEGEVEWSCAGRIPAGVLGRDGSFQALGSHGPPLGMLEGFRYGTERAAMVSGSSLLVLAGGTPGLFRGAADLVAEVQEKTAGEVVGTVHRAVRRAPGDDGREVSVLFLRKH; from the coding sequence GTGTCCGAACCCACTTCGATCCCCGCCCAGCCGACGTCGCCCGACCGCGGCGCCGACGAGGTCGGCCGCCGCCTCCTGCGCGCCATGCTCCCCCAGGCCGTGCCGGGCGCACCCGGCTTCGACGTGGCGGCGGGCACGATGCTCGAGAGCGCCGGACGGGCCAACACGCTCTGGGACACCGTGGATCTCGGTGACGGTCGCACCGCCTTTCTCGCCTTCGAGGTGAAGGCGCCCGGAACCCTGCCCGCGCACATGTTGGGGATGGCGCGGGCCGCGCTGCGCGCTGCCGGCGACGGTCGATCGCTTCCCGATCTGCTGGCGCGGGTCAACCATGCACTCGCCGCCGTCCAGCCCGAGGGGATGGATCAGTTCGTGGACTGCGCGGTGGTCGTACCGGGGGAGGGCGAGGTGGAGTGGAGCTGCGCCGGCCGCATCCCCGCCGGGGTGCTCGGCCGCGACGGCAGCTTCCAGGCGCTCGGCTCCCACGGGCCTCCGCTGGGTATGCTGGAGGGCTTCCGCTACGGAACCGAGCGGGCCGCCATGGTGTCTGGGTCCTCGCTGCTGGTTCTGGCCGGTGGCACGCCGGGGCTCTTCCGGGGTGCGGCCGATCTGGTGGCGGAGGTTCAGGAGAAGACCGCGGGCGAGGTCGTGGGCACGGTGCACCGGGCGGTGCGACGGGCACCCGGCGACGACGGCCGCGAGGTCTCCGTGTTGTTCCTACGCAAGCACTGA
- a CDS encoding metal-sulfur cluster assembly factor, giving the protein MAVTEKDVRKALKTVKDPELNIDLVTLGLVYDIEVHDASVQAVISLTSPMCPVAGQIVEDCRIAILAMDEVDEADVQLTFDPPWTPERISPLIRSSLGL; this is encoded by the coding sequence GTGGCCGTGACCGAGAAGGACGTGCGCAAGGCGCTCAAGACGGTGAAGGACCCCGAGCTGAACATCGACCTGGTGACGCTCGGGCTCGTGTACGACATCGAGGTGCACGACGCCTCGGTGCAGGCCGTGATTTCCCTCACCTCGCCGATGTGCCCGGTGGCCGGACAGATCGTCGAGGACTGCCGCATCGCGATCCTCGCCATGGACGAGGTGGACGAGGCCGACGTGCAGCTCACCTTCGATCCCCCCTGGACGCCCGAGCGGATCAGCCCCCTGATCCGCTCTTCGCTGGGACTGTGA
- a CDS encoding Phenylacetic acid catabolic protein, with protein sequence MPPFTDDELKAKVQDGYIVESVEEMTEGYRKALAVQLTVQADTELMSAPAYWMAARHAPSTNTQVSAHAIIQDELAHANIAYRLLEDLGVSKERLVYGREPHEFKHPYGFDQPLDNWAELVVANGFFDRAGITLLSDVYNNTSYGPLKRALVKVDMEETFHLRHGEVWMRRLAKSGGDARALLQRAVDWMFPMTLEWFGLPDDMKRHSGQLDYKLKGLTNDQLRQVWMQSTVPLCESLELDVPAHWDEENQEFVLDYPFPCEYDAEDKIWDFAGGEITWDQVFTRWKARGPMNERYVESVRRSRFSVEKWLDSSQAA encoded by the coding sequence ATGCCCCCGTTCACCGACGACGAACTGAAGGCGAAGGTACAGGACGGCTACATCGTCGAATCGGTCGAGGAGATGACCGAAGGCTACCGCAAGGCGCTCGCGGTTCAGCTCACCGTTCAGGCCGACACCGAGCTCATGAGTGCGCCCGCCTACTGGATGGCCGCGCGGCACGCCCCCTCGACGAACACGCAGGTGAGCGCCCACGCGATCATTCAGGACGAGCTCGCGCACGCGAACATCGCGTACCGGCTCCTCGAGGATCTGGGCGTGTCGAAGGAGAGGCTCGTCTACGGCCGCGAGCCGCACGAGTTCAAGCACCCCTACGGCTTCGACCAGCCGCTCGACAACTGGGCCGAGCTGGTGGTGGCCAACGGCTTCTTCGACCGCGCCGGGATCACCCTGCTGAGCGACGTCTACAACAACACCTCGTACGGCCCGCTCAAGCGCGCCCTGGTGAAGGTCGACATGGAGGAGACCTTCCACCTGCGCCACGGCGAGGTGTGGATGCGGCGTCTGGCGAAGTCGGGCGGCGATGCGCGGGCGCTGCTGCAGCGCGCGGTCGACTGGATGTTCCCGATGACCCTCGAGTGGTTCGGACTCCCCGACGACATGAAGCGTCACTCGGGCCAGCTCGACTACAAGCTCAAGGGCCTCACGAACGACCAGCTCCGCCAGGTGTGGATGCAGTCCACCGTGCCGCTCTGCGAGTCGCTCGAGCTCGACGTGCCGGCGCACTGGGACGAGGAGAATCAGGAGTTCGTGCTCGACTACCCGTTCCCCTGCGAGTACGACGCCGAAGACAAGATCTGGGACTTCGCGGGCGGCGAGATCACCTGGGATCAGGTGTTCACGCGCTGGAAGGCGCGCGGTCCGATGAACGAGCGCTACGTGGAGTCGGTGCGCCGGTCGCGTTTCTCCGTGGAGAAGTGGCTGGATTCATCGCAGGCCGCGTGA
- a CDS encoding metal-sulfur cluster assembly factor, with translation MKIPVLDRGLPQHVSVHKSGGRDQWSAPRSEPPADATAAVWECLHEVLDPEIPISLVDLGLVYGVTVAEGAVQVDLTFTATACPCMEFIREDVTDRLEQESWIASVEIHEVWDPPWTTERITDEGRTKLRSLGVGVA, from the coding sequence GTGAAGATCCCGGTTCTCGATCGGGGGCTACCCCAGCACGTCTCGGTTCACAAGAGCGGGGGGCGCGACCAGTGGTCGGCTCCCCGCTCCGAGCCGCCCGCCGACGCCACGGCGGCCGTGTGGGAGTGCCTTCACGAGGTGCTCGACCCCGAGATTCCGATCAGTCTCGTCGACCTCGGGCTCGTGTACGGGGTGACGGTGGCGGAGGGGGCGGTGCAGGTCGACCTCACCTTCACGGCCACCGCCTGCCCGTGCATGGAGTTCATTCGTGAAGACGTGACCGACCGTCTGGAGCAGGAGAGCTGGATCGCGTCGGTCGAGATCCACGAGGTGTGGGATCCACCCTGGACGACCGAGCGCATCACCGACGAGGGCCGCACCAAGCTGCGTTCACTCGGGGTGGGCGTCGCCTGA
- a CDS encoding Phenylacetic acid catabolic protein — protein sequence MSGALNAADLDDTLRADLRRLIVSLADTKRILGIRYSDWLLGAPSIETGIAASGMTQDEWGHARLLYALLKDFDEDPGPVEHDRDPSAYACCDALDAPADDWADVVAFMAVVDNALTIVLEGLAEGTYEPASGRASKMIAEEGFHGEMAAAWVRRLAAGSVEARQRVAAACAGVLPRTLAWMAPDDEPARRLAEAGILPAAETMLARFTERHGALLAGAGVDMPEPDRSDWDGARGRGPGHPGLEAVERARGDRNRELFVE from the coding sequence ATGAGTGGCGCCCTCAACGCCGCCGACCTCGACGACACCCTGCGCGCCGACCTGCGGCGGCTGATCGTCTCGCTGGCCGACACGAAGCGGATTCTCGGCATCCGGTACTCGGACTGGCTGCTCGGCGCCCCCTCGATCGAGACGGGGATCGCCGCCTCGGGCATGACGCAGGACGAGTGGGGTCACGCCCGCCTTCTCTACGCGCTGCTCAAGGACTTCGACGAGGACCCCGGGCCGGTCGAGCACGACCGCGACCCCTCGGCCTACGCCTGCTGCGACGCCCTCGACGCCCCCGCCGACGACTGGGCCGACGTGGTGGCCTTCATGGCGGTGGTCGACAACGCGCTCACGATCGTGCTCGAGGGGCTCGCCGAGGGCACGTACGAGCCGGCATCGGGTCGGGCGTCGAAGATGATCGCCGAGGAGGGCTTCCACGGCGAGATGGCCGCCGCCTGGGTGCGGCGCCTGGCGGCCGGGTCGGTCGAGGCTCGCCAGCGGGTGGCCGCTGCCTGCGCAGGAGTGCTCCCCCGCACTCTCGCCTGGATGGCCCCCGACGACGAGCCCGCCCGTCGCCTGGCCGAGGCGGGGATCCTGCCCGCGGCCGAGACGATGCTGGCCCGGTTCACGGAGCGACACGGCGCGCTCCTGGCGGGCGCCGGCGTCGACATGCCCGAGCCCGACCGCAGCGACTGGGACGGCGCCCGCGGTCGCGGACCGGGGCATCCCGGGCTCGAGGCGGTGGAGCGGGCCCGCGGTGACCGCAATCGCGAACTCTTCGTCGAATGA